A part of Micromonospora chersina genomic DNA contains:
- a CDS encoding TetR/AcrR family transcriptional regulator, producing MARNPERRTLLADAGLRVLAAAGARGLTHRAVDAEAGVPTGTASNYFPSRAALLAGLAERIFDRMAPDPAVLAELGGREPSLTLVTDYLRYIVERTTREPDLTRALFELRLEASRRPELRAALGDVLRRGYADDVAFHVAAGLPGGAFEIALLHYAVDGLLLDLLTTSIDAGFDADQVVSALVARLVGEAGRMT from the coding sequence GTGGCCAGAAATCCGGAACGCCGTACCCTGCTCGCCGACGCCGGGCTGCGGGTGCTCGCCGCCGCCGGCGCGCGCGGCCTGACCCACCGGGCGGTGGACGCCGAGGCCGGCGTGCCCACCGGCACCGCCTCCAACTACTTCCCGTCCCGGGCGGCGCTCCTCGCCGGGCTGGCCGAACGGATCTTCGACCGGATGGCGCCCGACCCGGCCGTGCTGGCCGAACTCGGCGGGCGGGAACCCTCCCTCACGCTGGTCACCGACTACCTGCGCTACATCGTCGAGCGCACCACCCGCGAGCCCGACCTCACCCGCGCCCTGTTCGAGCTGCGGCTGGAGGCCTCCCGGCGCCCCGAACTGCGGGCCGCGCTCGGCGACGTGCTGCGCCGGGGGTACGCCGACGACGTCGCCTTCCACGTCGCCGCCGGGCTGCCCGGCGGCGCCTTCGAGATCGCCCTGCTGCACTACGCGGTCGACGGCCTCCTGCTCGACCTGCTCACCACCTCGATCGACGCCGGGTTCGACGCCGACCAGGTGGTGTCCGCCCTGGTCGCCCGTCTGGTCGGCGAGGCCGGGCGCATGACCTGA